From one Rosa rugosa chromosome 4, drRosRugo1.1, whole genome shotgun sequence genomic stretch:
- the LOC133746245 gene encoding probable ADP-ribosylation factor GTPase-activating protein AGD15 isoform X3, with the protein MSKASISKELNDKHTKILEGLLKMPENRECADCRSKAPRWASVNLGIFICMQCSGIHRSLGVHISKVRSTTLDTWLPEQIAFMESLGNEKANNYWEKKLPLNADRSAIEKFIRAKYEGKKWVAKDAKQPAPEPVEMGTSSNKLVEGGATSGKKLRRHSLEEAILPTHLSEDAPPVARPRTGSLDLNRIYTNSPLPKGSAPMTDCDTATRKNNSATDLFNLLYVHDAKQECHTVPPARWATFD; encoded by the exons ATGAGCAAGGCCTCCATTTCCAAGGAGCTCAACGACAAGCACACCAAG ATTTTAGAAGGTCTTCTTAAGATGCCAGAAAACCGGGAATGTGCTGATTGTCGGAGCAA AGCCCCACGATGGGCAAGTGTGAATCTGGGAATATTTATTTGCATGCAATGTTCAGGAATTCATCGGAGCCTTGGAGTGCACATTTCAAAG GTCCGGTCTACTACTTTGGATACATGGCTGCCAGAGCAGATTGCTTTTATGGAAT CTTTGGGTAATGAAAAGGCAAACAATTATTGGGAAAAAAAGTTGCCACTAAATGCAGACAGAAGTGCGATCGAGAAGTTTATTCGTGCCAA GTATGAGGGGAAAAAGTGGGTTGCAAAGGATGCAAAACAGCCCGCTCCTGAACCAGTTGAAATGGGCACCAGTTCTAACAAGTTGGTAGAAGGTGGAGCCACCAGTGGCAAGAAACTAAGGAGGCATTCTCTTGAGGAAGCAATACTTCCTACACATCTTTCAGAGGATGCTCCTCCAGTAGCAAGACCCCGCACG GGTTCTTTAGATTTGAATCGCATTTATACTAATTCACCTTTACCAAAGGGGTCAGCACCGATGACAGATTGCGATACAGCAACAAGAAAGAACAACAGTGCAACAGATCTCTTCAATTTGCTTTATGTCCATGATGCAAAACAGGAATGTCATACTGTACCTCCTGCACGCTGGGCAACTTTTGATT GA
- the LOC133746245 gene encoding probable ADP-ribosylation factor GTPase-activating protein AGD15 isoform X1, with amino-acid sequence MSKASISKELNDKHTKILEGLLKMPENRECADCRSKAPRWASVNLGIFICMQCSGIHRSLGVHISKVRSTTLDTWLPEQIAFMESLGNEKANNYWEKKLPLNADRSAIEKFIRAKYEGKKWVAKDAKQPAPEPVEMGTSSNKLVEGGATSGKKLRRHSLEEAILPTHLSEDAPPVARPRTGSLDLNRIYTNSPLPKGSAPMTDCDTATRKNNSATDLFNLLYVHDAKQECHTVPPARWATFDYPNCCLQDRTL; translated from the exons ATGAGCAAGGCCTCCATTTCCAAGGAGCTCAACGACAAGCACACCAAG ATTTTAGAAGGTCTTCTTAAGATGCCAGAAAACCGGGAATGTGCTGATTGTCGGAGCAA AGCCCCACGATGGGCAAGTGTGAATCTGGGAATATTTATTTGCATGCAATGTTCAGGAATTCATCGGAGCCTTGGAGTGCACATTTCAAAG GTCCGGTCTACTACTTTGGATACATGGCTGCCAGAGCAGATTGCTTTTATGGAAT CTTTGGGTAATGAAAAGGCAAACAATTATTGGGAAAAAAAGTTGCCACTAAATGCAGACAGAAGTGCGATCGAGAAGTTTATTCGTGCCAA GTATGAGGGGAAAAAGTGGGTTGCAAAGGATGCAAAACAGCCCGCTCCTGAACCAGTTGAAATGGGCACCAGTTCTAACAAGTTGGTAGAAGGTGGAGCCACCAGTGGCAAGAAACTAAGGAGGCATTCTCTTGAGGAAGCAATACTTCCTACACATCTTTCAGAGGATGCTCCTCCAGTAGCAAGACCCCGCACG GGTTCTTTAGATTTGAATCGCATTTATACTAATTCACCTTTACCAAAGGGGTCAGCACCGATGACAGATTGCGATACAGCAACAAGAAAGAACAACAGTGCAACAGATCTCTTCAATTTGCTTTATGTCCATGATGCAAAACAGGAATGTCATACTGTACCTCCTGCACGCTGGGCAACTTTTGATT ATCCAAATTGTTGTTTGCAGGACAGGACTCTTTGA
- the LOC133743899 gene encoding protein phosphatase 1 regulatory subunit INH3 translates to MSGGGRAPPTASTSVTTTITLENPDASSSSSSGSTSSPLVLRLNRKKKQVTWKEGTVDNEFMQKKSSKKCCIFHKDKPFDEDDTDDDDDHHHDHDHDDPPSSSQNHSSV, encoded by the coding sequence atgagcggcggcggcagAGCTCCACCGACGGCGAGCACGAGCGTGACGACCACGATCACCCTTGAGAATCCGGACGCGTCGTCGTCATCTTCGTCGGGATCCACATCTTCGCCGTTGGTTTTGCGGCTGAATCGGAAGAAGAAGCAAGTCACCTGGAAGGAGGGAACCGTCGACAACGAGTTTATGCAGAAGAAGAGCTCCAAAAAGTGCTGCATCTTCCACAAGGATAAGCCCTTTGACGAAGACGATACCGATGATGACGACGATCACCACCACGACCACGACCACGACGATCCCCCCTCATCTTCTCAAAATCACAGCAGCGTCTGA
- the LOC133746247 gene encoding uncharacterized protein LOC133746247: MDQSKAAGADHQAKRTYEDFEPFCKWHNRDNVVEVHIQGFRKEHLSVRTTQTGMLTIHGERPLDQTKSTWSRFHKEIKLPNNCDTNRVAAKFAAGVLTITMPPKVAPPQPQSPEDQKQQLSNHEKLPEPSNNDTQTNNDKAIAKLIKQNPDKQPTTDENAALLDEEVKPGSCCEFGQKSTLASKNWKVKLVLVVAVVVSFGFGAYIRYKHGHYSYSWEQTD, translated from the exons ATGGATCAAAGCAAGGCAGCCGGAGCTGATCATCAGGCCAAACGTACTTACGAGGACTTTGAACCCTTCTGCAAATGGCATAACCGCGACAATGTTGTTGAGGTCCATATTCAAG GTTTCAGAAAGGAACACCTAAGTGTCCGTACCACTCAGACGGGGATGCTTACAATCCATGGAGAACGTCCATTGGACCAAACTAAATCTACATGGAGCCGTTTCCACAAAGAAATTAAGCTTCCAAACAACTGCGACACAAATAGAGTTGCTGCAAAGTTTGCTGCAGGAGTTCTTACAATAACAATGCCTCCCAAAGTTGCACCACCTCAACCTCAATCTCCAGAAGATCAGAAACAACAGCTTAGCAATCATGAAAAGTTACCAGAACCAAGCAACAATGATActcaaacaaataatgataaagcgATAGCTAAACTCATTAAACAAAATCCGGACAAGCAGCCAACCACCGATGAAAATGCTGCATTGCTTGATGAAGAGGTTAAGCCAGGAAGCTGCTGCGAATTCGGGCAAAAGAGTACTTTAGCTTCGAAGAATTGGAAGGTGAAACTCGTGTTGGTGGTTGCCGTGGTGGTCTCTTTTGGTTTCGGGGCATATATCAGATACAAACACGGCCATTACTCATATAGCTGGGAGCAGACAGACTAG
- the LOC133743094 gene encoding E3 ubiquitin-protein ligase RING1, which translates to MSSSGGNSGIAPSQLYFCHQCDRTVSINPSPTSDLNCPICTGGFLEEMETPNPNPNPTPNPFFSFPSDAPPFASSSGFPSFLFSTPAGPAAGGPGNLGDELSALFGGGAPSSRSSPFQDPDAFDPFVFLQNYLQTLRANGANVQFVIDNSGGGGDPSGFRVPTNLNFGDYFFGPGLEQLIQQLAENDPNRYGTPPASKSAIEALPVVKISKELLDSDSSQCAVCKDSFELGEEAKQMPCKHLYHSDCILPWLELHNSCPVCRHELPTDDSEYEQRIRGGGDAANANTTQSSAAAANNSSGVGGSRGPAVDIQSQAPRTVERRFTISLPRFLRVFGGAPETSNTGSASGNNDGPNSGNRGSHNSESEPRQEDLD; encoded by the coding sequence ATGTCGTCCTCGGGCGGCAACTCCGGCATCGCCCCCTCTCAGCTGTACTTTTGCCACCAGTGCGATCGCACCGTTTCCATCAACCCTTCCCCTACCTCCGATCTCAATTGCCCTATTTGCACTGGCGGCTTCCTCGAAGAGATGGAAacccctaaccctaaccctaaccctacccCCAATCCCTTCTTCTCCTTCCCCTCCGACGCCCCTCCCTTCGCCTCCTCCAGCGGCTTTCCCTCCTTTCTCTTCAGCACCCCAGCAGGCCCCGCCGCCGGTGGTCCGGGAAATCTTGGCGACGAACTCTCCGCCCTCTTCGGTGGTGGCGCGCCTTCCTCCCGCTCGTCCCCCTTTCAGGACCCCGACGCCTTCGACCCCTTTGTGTTCCTCCAGAACTATTTGCAAACCCTAAGGGCCAATGGTGCCAATGTTCAGTTTGTGATTGATAACAGCGGCGGAGGAGGGGATCCTTCAGGCTTCCGTGTTCCCACCAATCTTAATTTTGGAGATTACTTCTTCGGCCCAGGCCTCGAGCAACTCATCCAGCAGCTTGCCGAGAATGATCCAAACCGCTACGGCACGCCACCGGCTTCAAAGTCTGCCATCGAGGCCTTGCCGGTTGTGAAAATCTCAAAGGAACTCTTGGATTCTGATTCTTCTCAGTGCGCAGTGTGTAAGGACTCGTTTGAGCTTGGGGAGGAGGCCAAGCAGATGCCCTGCAAGCACTTATACCATTCTGATTGTATTCTTCCCTGGTTGGAATTGCATAACTCATGCCCTGTTTGTCGCCACGAGTTGCCAACCGATGATTCAGAGTATGAGCAGAGGATTCGTGGCGGGGGCGATGCAGCCAATGCAAATACAACTCAAtcttctgctgctgctgccaACAATTCCAGTGGTGTTGGTGGGAGTAGGGGGCCAGCTGTTGACATTCAGAGTCAGGCACCACGTACAGTTGAGCGGAGGTTCACCATTTCCCTGCCTCGCTTTTTAAGGGTATTTGGTGGTGCACCCGAGACTAGTAATACTGGGAGTGCAAGTGGAAACAATGATGGGCCTAACTCAGGGAATAGGGGAAGCCATAACTCGGAATCTGAGCCTAGACAAGAAGATCTTGATTGA